Sequence from the Candidatus Polarisedimenticolia bacterium genome:
AAGGAACGGACCATGCTCCGAGAGTATTTCCGGCGACACACCCTCTGGATCTGCTTCGCCGCGGTGCTCGTCCCGCTGCTGTTCATGCTGGGGATGCAGTTCGTCTGGCTGGGGCACCTCAAGGAGGCTTCCGCCCTGGCGCACAAGGCCGCCTTGCACACCCTCCTGGAGACAGTGGGAACGGAAGTCCAATACTTCTACCGTGCCGCCGCCGAGCGGGCGCTGAACCTGTCGCCATCCATCTTCGACTCGACCGGGCAGCGATTGGAAGAGGCGGCCTGGTACTGGAAGAAGAAGCCGGTGCCGGCGGCGCGCCGCCTCTTCCTGGCCGATTTCACCCGCTCCGAGTTCGGCAACTTCCTGTTCTACGATCCGGACGACCATTCCCTCAAGCGGCCTCTCGCCTCCGACGAGTCGATGGCGATCGTCATGGCGGCCAGCCCGTGGCAGATGGTGCGGCTGGGCTCGGTGGGCAAGGGATTCTCGCTCATCGTCGACGAGCGCAGCCCCGATTACCGCATCATCCTGAACCCGATTGTGGATGAGCATCGCGGCATCGTGGGGGTCGCCGGGATGGTGCTGGACGAGAAATACTTCCGCAAAGAATTGTTGACCCCCATCATCCGCAAGACGATGACGACCTTCTTCCCGACCTCGGGAGCGGACGACAAGACGATCCTGGTGCGCGATCGCGGTGGTCAAATCGTGGTCGCCTACGGCGCGGGGGACGGTAAGGGAGAGACAGTCACCGCGCGCTTCCCCTTCGTCTTCGCCGATTGGACCATGGACTTCACCTCGGCGCGCAACATGCCGGAGGAGCTGGCCAGCGCCAGCTTCGCCTTCAATCTTTCGTTGTCAATCCTCCTGGCCCTGACGTTGCTGGGCGCCCTGGCGTTCGCCTTCCGCTCCGCCGGCAAGGCGATGAAGCTGTCGGAGATGAAATCCGATTTCGTATCGAATGTGTCGCACGAGCTGCGCACGCCGCTGGCCTCGATCCGGGTGTTCGCCGAGCTGCTGCGCCTGGGCCGGGTCAAGAGTCCCGAGAAGGTGCAGGTCTACGGCGAGTACATCGAGGCGGAGAGCCGCCGGCTGACGGGGCTGATCAACAACATCCTCGATTTCGCCCGCATCGAATCGGGACGCAAGACCTATAGCTTCTGTCGGGTCGACGTCGGCGAGGTAGTGGCTTCGGTGCTGCGCAGCTTCGAGATCCGCCTCGCCCCCGAGGGATACCGGATCCGCTTCGAGGGGCCCGAGAAGCCCATCACGCCGGTCGACCTGGATCCCGACGCCATCAGCCAGGCGGTGCACAACCTCCTGGACAACGCGGTGAAATACTCGGGCGACGCGAAGGAAATTGCGGTCCGGCTCGACCAGGACGGGGAATGGCTCCTCATCTCGGTCCAGGATCATGGGATCGGTATCGCGCGCGAGGAGCAGAAGAAGATCTTCGAGCGCTTCCACCGGGTGAGCACCGGGCTGGTGCACGACGTAAAAGGGAGCGGCCTGGGACTGTCGATCGTGCATCACATCGTGCAGGCGCACGGCGGCGACGTCTGCGTGGAGAGCGAGCCGGGGCGCGGCAGCCGCTTCACCCTCATCCTGCCGATGACGCAGCCGGGGCGCGGCGGCGCGGCGGCGCGAGCCCCGGAGGGAGCGGCGATTCCGGGGCTGCAGCGGGAAGCGTGAGCCGCGTGGAGGAAGCATGATGCCGAAAGTCCTGATCGTCGAAGACGACGAGGCCATGTCGACGGCCTTGCGCGACGGCTTTTCCTACGAAGGGTACGAGGTGGTCCTGGCGCGCGACGGCGCCGCCGGGCTGCAGCTCTCGGGGGAAGCTTCGCCCGACGTCATCATCCTGGACGTGATGCTGCCGAAAATGAGCGGACTGGACGTCTGCAAGCAGATCCGCAAGGAAGGCAATCAGGTCCCCATCCTGATGCTGACCGCCCGCGGCCAGGAGATCGACAAGGTCCTGGGCCTCAAGCTCGGGGCGGACGACTATGTCACCAAACCCTTCGGCTTTCTGGAGCTGATGGCCCGGGTCGAGGCGATTCTGCGGCGCGGCCCGGGCCAGCGGACCGGATTGGAGGCGTATCGCTTCGGCGACGTCGACGTCGACTTCAAGAAGGGGGAGGCGCGCAAGAAAGGAAAGCTCCTGGACCTGTCGCCGCGCGAGCTGCGGCTGCTGGAGTATTTCATCCAGCACCGGGGCGAGGTGGTCGACCGCGATGCGCTGCTGGATGCCGTCTGGGGCTACGACACCGCGCCGCTGACACGCACCGTCGACATGCACGTGGCGAAGCTCCGGAAGAAGATCGAGGACCCGCGTGGCGAGCCGAAGTACCTGATCACGGTCCACCGGATGGGATACAAATTCACCGGCTGAGCCGCGCCCGCACCTTCTAGACCCGCCTTTCACAGACATTGACTCGGCCGCGGGGCGCAAGTAGCATCCCGGCGCGCCGCCTTCCTTCCCCCGGCGCGGGGAGCTCTTTGGTCCGTCGAGCCTCCAGCCAGCTCAGGCGCCTCTCGCGCGTCGCGGCGCGTTACACACCCGCCGATTCCGCCGCCAAGCTCGACCTTCTTGGATCGCTGTCGGCGGCCGCGCTCGCCACTCCTGCGGAGGTGGCGAAGCTGCACGAGATCCTCTGCCGTCTGCGCGCCTATCCCGACAATCCCGCGATCCTCAGGCAGGTGGTCCGCATGCTTGCCGGCTTCGCCCGCCGGAAAGATCTGCGCCGGCACCGGGCCGAGCTTGCCGACAGCGGCATTGCTGGGACCGACACCCGATTTCGCTTCTTCGCCGCCACCGCCGAGTGGCTGGAGAGCCGCTGGCCGGAGGCGCTACACCTCGACTGGGGCCGTCTCAAGAACCGGGAGCGGATCGAATCGTTCCTGCCCCTGCTGGTGCACTTCGCCGAGACGCCGGGTCTGGATGAGTGGGACCTGGGACTGGAGGAATGGCTGCGCCGCCTCAAGGGAAGAGCGCCTACGCGCGCCGCCTTTCTCGTCCGGCGCCTCGCCGCGCTGCGCGCCGATGCTTTCGTGCGCGAGAAGGTCTACGACGATATCGATCTGCCGCTGCGCCTCGCCGCATCGCCCGGCACGCCGTCGCGCTCGCACGCTTATCTGCCGGGCAGCCCCGTGGTCTTCGTGCGGCGGGAGATTCCGCGCGCCCGTCCGAGGCTTCCCGAGGACCTGCTCACAGCACCGCGCGCCGTGCGCAGCGTGGGGCCCGCGCGCGCCAATCGCATCATCGAGCTGGCGCGGGCGGCGATGGTGGCGCGCCAGCGGGACCTCGATCTTTTCTGTTACGCCAGTCCGCGGGATGTCCGGATGGTGGTGTGGGACGAGGGGCTGCGGTTCGCCTGCCTCGGGGCGATGCCCTCGCGCCGCCTGCTGCTGGAAGCGGTCTACGCCTTCCTGACGCTGAAGAACGGCGTCCCAGTCGGCTACGTCCTGGTGAGCGCCCTGTTCGGATCGTCGGAGATTGCCTACAACGTCTTCGAGACCTATCGCGGCATGGAAGCGGGACCGATCTACGGGAAGGTGCTCGCCACGGCCCGGCATCTCTTCGGTTCCGACGCCTTCACCATCTTCCCGTACCAGCTGGGACACGAGAACGAGGAAGCGATCCGCTCGGGGGCCTGGTGGTTCTACCAGAAAATCGGCTTCCGGCCGCGCCGCGGGGAGGCGGTGCGGCTCATGCGGCGGGAGCTGGCGCGCATGCGCCGCCGTCCGGCCCATCGCTCCTCGCCCGCCACGCTGCGCGCTCTGGCGGAGCACAACCTCTATTACTTCCTGGGCGAGCCGCGGCGGGAGGTGATCGGCGCCGATTTCCTTCCCAACCTGGGGCTGAAGGTCTCGGACTACCTGGCCGCGCGCTTCGGGTCCGATCGCGAAGAGGCGGAGACGATCTGCACGAGGGAGGCGATGCGGCTCGCGGGACTGAGCGACCTGCGCGGGTGGGCCGCGGGCGAGCGGCTGGCCTGGACGCGCTGGGCTCCTCTCGTTTGCCTGCTCCCGCAGGTCGCACGCTGGGGGTCCGCCGACCGGCGCGCGCTGGTGGAGGTGATCCGGGCAAAGGGGGGCCGGCGAGAAAGCGATTTCGTCCGGCGCTTCGACGCCCACGCCCGCCTGCGCGCCGCACTGATCCGGCTCGCTCGCGGCTGAGAAGTCAGACCGCAAGCGAAATCAGGGAATCGTCTCGCAGTCGACCCGGGGCGCATTCCCCGACGCCGCGTCGGGCATGAGGCGGCCGCCAATTGTCGAGACCAGATCGGTGATCTCAATGGCTCCGGCCGGATCCGGTCCGGCTTCCATCCTCCACCAGGCGACCAGATCCCCGGAGGCCTGATAGGCCGAACCGTCCCGCCGCAGGTCGGCCCTGCCGCGCGCGGCCGCCAGCACGCCGATCGCGGCGGGCGGAAGGTCGGTCTTCCAAACCGAGATCTCGTCGAGCCATCCGCGAAAGCTCCGGCCCGATTGATGGTTCCAGTTCCCGATCCGGGCGCTGGTGGGCCGAGGTGAAGGAAGGGCAAAACCGCCGTCCTCGTAGCTGGCGGAGCGATCCCTTTTTCCGTCCAGGTAGATCTCAAGCCTGGTTGCCCGGGCCACCGCCGTCACGTAATGCCAGGCGCCCGGCCGGAACGCTCCGGCCCGGCTGATGAAATCACCGCCGCGCCGTCCGTCGTGCACGTAGAAGTGGACGCGGCGCTCTCCCGGATCGGCGGCGAGGGCCCAGCCGTTGTGCCCCAGCACATCGTCGCTCTTGTCGATAATCCTCTCGTAGGGCTCGCCGCCCGGCTCCTGGCGGAACCAGGCTGCGACCGTGAAGGGGGATCCGGCCAGAAGCAGAGGATGTTTCTCTCCGATACGCCCCACATCCACGAAATCGTCGCGACCGTCCAGGTGCAGCGAGCAGCGGTTCTCGACCGCGGCGACCCGGTAATCTTCCGCAGCGCACCCGGCCAGCAGCGGAAGGGCAGCGAAAAGCGCGGCAGCCAGCGAGGCCCGCGCGGTCGGAAACGCCAGGGTCGGCCGCCGCAGGTGGGTAGAGCGAGAAGAGCGCTTCATGAGACTCCCTGGCCGAAAAAAGCGGCGGCATGATGGCACAATGGGAGGCTGCGGGGAATGGGCGCGACGTAATGACGCCCCGTTGAGGGACCTCGGATGCAGGGAAAGAGCCTGAAGTGGGTGGTGCTGTTCGCCCTGGCCATGGCTTATGTTGAGGCGGCGGCGGTGGTCTACCTCCGCCGGGTCTTCGGCGTGGAGGATCTCCTGCGCGACATGGCGCCATTCGATTCTTTTATCGGAACCGTGGAGCTTGGACGGGAGCTGGCGACGCTGGTCATGCTGCTGGCGCTGGGCTGGGCGGTCGGGCGCTCCACCCAGGCCCGCCTCGGCTTCGCCGCCTTCGCCTTTGGAGCATGGGACATCTTCTACTACTTCTGGCTGAAGGTGATGCTGGGCTGGCCGGCCTCGCTGCTCGAGCCTGACATTCTGTTCCTGATTCCGCTGCCCTGGTGGGGGCCGGTCCTGACCCCCGTCCTGATCGCGCTGCTCGCCTGCGTGGGCGGCGCCTGGGCCGTCATGTTGGACGATCGCGGCGCCGTGATGCGCCCCCGCTTCGTGGATTGGGCCTTGTTCAGCGGCGGTGCTTTGGCCGCTCTGGTCGCCTTCATGGCCGATGCGCTGCGCGCGCTGCCCGCCACCGCCGAAGAACTGGGACGGCTCAAGCCGACCGCCTTTCTCTGGTGGATCTACCTGCCGGGGCTCGCGGCGATGGCCTATGCCGTCCTTGCACCGCTGGCGCGCGCCGCCTCCTGGGGCACGACCCGCCGCTGACGCGGCTCTTCCGCCCGCTCGGGGCGCCTTGAGCGCCGCCGGATGGATCCCGCTTGGAGGCTCGGGCCGGGATCGCCTATTCTCCTTTCCAATGAACCTCATCCGCCTCACCGAGCTTCTGATCTACACCTACGGCGCCTTCTGCTACGGCGCCATCCTCCTCCTCTGGGGCCGGGAGATGGGGCAGGTGAACTACGCGGGACGTGCGGCCCGCCCCGCGGCCCCGCGCGACGGCTCCAGCCTCGTCGTGGGATCGATCACCCTCGTCAGCCTCCTCTGGTTCGTGACCAATCTCCTGATGGTCCTGGCCGAGCTGCAGCCCGGGATAAGGCTCTATCCGCTGCGCAGTATCCTGCTGACCCTGGCCTTCCTGTTCCCGCCGCTCATCGCCCACACCACCTTCGTGGAGATTTGCGCCGACGCTCCGGGGCGGGTCGGTCCGCCCTGGAGGCACCTGCTTCGGGTTTTCTACTTCGTCAGCCTGATGTGCATCGTCGTGTCGATGCTGGGATTCTGGGGGGTGGTCGAGCTGCCGCGCGACACGCTGGGGTGGGCTTCGGGGGTGGCGCTGGGAGTTCTGTTCAGCCTGGCCGGCCTGTACAGTGTCACCGCCATCTCGCGCCACTCGCCCCGGCCGCGCAGCTCCTCCGAGCGGAACATCCGGCGCGTCTGGCTGGTGCTCTTCTCCCTGCTCTTCCTGATGGGGCTTCCCATCATCTTCACCAATGCTGGCTGGATTCCGATGACCGTGCTGCTGCGCCTGGTCATCCAGTCGGCGCCGCTGCTGTTCCTGTTCGCCGGGACCTACTTCGATAACCGCTTCGAGTTCTTCGACCTGTTCGTCAAGCGCGGCATGGCCTTCCTGGTCACCCTGGTCTTCCTGACCGCCTATTTCGCGGTCGTGCCGCCGCGCCTGGCGCGGCTGTCGCTGGCGTGGGCTTCTCCCTGGGTCCACGCGCTGACGCTCCTGCCGGTGGTCCTGACGCTGCCCGCGATCTACCACGGCATCAGCCGCTGGCTGGACAACGTCTGGCTGGGTCGGCAGTTCTCGGGCGCGGAAGCTGTCAAGCATTTCCTGGCCGGCATCCAGAGCGCCACGGAGGAAGAGAGCCTGGTTCGCGAAGCGGAGTCCCGCCTGCAGGAGATCTTCCACGCTCCGGCGCGCGTGCTCCTGGGTGATGCGACGGCGCAGCGATCCGATGAAGCCGGAGCCTGCGCCAAGGAGGCGGATCTGGAGATCTCGATCGGGCGGGGCGCCGACCGCGCGGGAGTCATCCGGCTGGGCCGGCGCGCCACGCAGATCCCTTTCTTCAGCCAGGACGTCGAGCTGCTCGAATCGCTCGCCGAGGTCTTCGTGTCGATGCTGGAGAACGTGCGGCTGCAGCACCGGCGCCTGGAGCAGGAGCAGCGCGAGCAGGCATTGTCCCTGCACGCCAGCCGCTCCGAGCTGAAGGCGCTGCGTGCCCAGATCAACCCGCACTTCCTTTTCAACGCGCTCAACGCCATCGCGGGCCTCATCCCCAAGGACCCGCGCCGCGCCGATCGCGCCGTCGAGCAGCTGGCGGAAGTTTTCCGCTACACCCTGCGGCGCTCGGAGAGCGACTGGTCCCGTCTGGAGGAGGAGATCGACGCGGTGCGCGCCTATCTCGATCTGGAGCAGGCGCGCTTCGGGGCCCGGCTGCAGTGCCGCATCCAGGTCGATCCCGCGGTGCGCGACGCCCGCATCCCGACCCTGGTGGTGCAGACCCTGGTGGAGAATGCCGTCAAGCACGGCGTGGCGGCAATCCGGGGGGCCGGGATCATCGAGGTCGAGGCGCTGCGGAAATCCGACGCGCTCGAGATTCGCGTTCTGGACAACGGTCCAGGCTTTACAGAGGAAAGCGCCGGCGCGGGCGGCGAGCCGAAAGGCTCCTCCTCCGGGTTCGGACTGCGCAACGTACGCGAGCGGCTGACGGGATACTTCGGGGAGAAGGCCTCGCTGCACATCGGCCGGGACGCCGCGCGGGGCCTGACGGTCGTATCGCTGCTCCTTCCTTGGGGGAGCGGGCCAACCGCGCCGGCCGATCCGGTGCACGCCGCGGCGCTGGTGAAGGAGCCGGCGCCATGATCGACGCTTTCCTGGTGGACGACGAGGAGCCCGCGCGCGAGCGCCTGCGCCGGCTATTGTCGGAGCTGGACGGGATCCGCGTGGTGGGCGAGGCGGCGGACGGCGAGGAGGCGCTGCGGGAGATCCCGCGCCACCGGCCCGATCTCGTCTTCCTCGACATCCAGATGCCGGGACGCAGCGGCATGGAAGTGGCTTCCGCCCTCCCGCCGCCGCGCCCGCGGGTGATCTTCTGCACCGCCTTCGACCAGTACGCCATCCAGGCCTTCGAGCACCATGCCGTCGACTACCTTCTCAAGCCCCTGAACCGGGAGCGCCTGGCGGCGGCGGTGGGACGCGTGCGCGACTCATTGGAGACGACGGGACGCATGGCGCGCGAGCTGGCCTCCGCCTCGGAGGCGCAGGCGCGCCTCTATCCCGACCTGGTCCGCCTCGAGACTCTGGAAGTGAGCGGCTCTTGCCGCTCCTCGCGCGAGGTGGGGGGCGATTACTACGACTTCCTTCCGCTGGGAAGGGGAAGGCTCGGGATCGCCGTCGGGGACGTCTCGGGCAAGGGGATCTTCGCGGGACTCCTGATGGCTGGCCTGCAGGGACGCCTGCAGACGATGGCTGTCCGCTACGGGGACGACCTTCCCGCCCTGTTCTCGGAGCTGAACCGGGCGATGCATGCCTCCACCGATGCGAACCGTTACGCCACCCTGTTCTATGGAGTCTACGAGGAGCCTTCGCGACGCCTGACCTACGTGAATGCCGGTCATCCGGCGCCGCTGCTGCTACGGCGCGCCGCCGGCGGAGCTCCGGGCTGGGATCCGCCCGAGGCGCTGGCGCCCACCGGCACCGTGGTGGGCCTGCTCCCGGAGGCGCGCTACGAAGCGCGCAGCTTACATTTGTGTCCCGGAGATCTGCTGCTGGCCTTCAGCGACGGGCTGGTCGAAGCAGGCGGGGAAGAGGGCCCCGAGTTCGGCCCCGCGGCGCTGGCGGATAGCGTGAGAGGCCTGCAGGAAGCGGGTGCCGCGGCGATTCGGGAGCGCATCCTGGAGGAGGAGCGGCGCTTCCGATCGGACCGGAAAGGCGAAGACGATCTGACGCTGGTGGTGGCGAGGGTGCGGTGAGCGAGGCGAAGCTGCGGGTCCTGATTGTCGATGACGAGGAGCCTGCGCGCGATCGCCTGCGACGGATGCTCGGGACGTTTCCGGCCGTCGAGGTGGTCGGGGAAGCGGAGGATGGCGAGCAGGCGCTGGAGAAGCTCCAGGAGCTGGCGCCGGATTTGGTTTTCCTGGACGTGCAGATGCCCGGCGCCGGCGGATTGGAGGTGGCGGCCTCGCTCCCTTCGCCTCCTCCGGCTGTCGTCTTCTGCACCGCCTTCGACCAGTACGCCGTCGACGCCTTCGAGCTGCACGCGGCCGATTACCTTCTCAAGCCGGTCAGCCAGGCGCGGCTGGGAAGCGCCTTGCAGCGGGTCCTGGAAGGGCGCCGGAGCGCCGCGCCCTCCTCCCCGACACCGGCCCGCAAGGCGGCGGCCTTTCCCCTGCGCTTCCTGGCGAAAAGCGGAGGGCGCTACCAGGTCGTGCCGCGCGCCGAGGTCCTCTGCTTCGTCTCCGAAGGCGGCCTGACGAAGCTGCAGGGTCGCGACCGGCACTACTGGATGCAGCCCAGCCTCCAGGATCTGGAGCATTCTCTCGATCCGGCCCACTTCATCCGCGTCTCGCGCTCCGCCATCGTCAACCTCAATGCCGTGGGAGAGGTCTTCCCGATGCCGGGAGGCGGAGGCGAGCTGCGCCTGACAGGAGGCGCGCGCCTGGAAGTGAGCCGGCGCCGCTTCAAGGCGCTGCTCGACCGGCTCTCCACCGTCTAAGTGCCGCCGGCCGGCCCCGGAGCGCGTACCACCCCATGTTATCCTTCGATCTCCGACGCGGCGTGGGCCCGCCGATCCACCAATCCGTTGCCGTCCCGTCCACCGCGCAGCCTTGGAGACGCCGCCGATGCCCCTGGAACCGGGGAAAATGCTCGCCCACTATCGCATCCTCTCCGAGATCGGCCGGGGAGGCATGGGGGTGGTCTACGAAGCCGCGGACACCACCCTGGATCGGCGCATCGCCCTGAAGGTCCTTCCCGAGGAAGCCACCGCCAACCCCGACCGGCTCCTGCGCTTCCGCCGCGAGGCCCGCGTCGTGGCGGCGCTCAACCACCCGGGGATCGTGACCATCCATTCGGTGGAGGAAGCGGAAGGCATCCACTTTTTGACCATGGAGCTGGTGCGCGGCAAGACGCTGCACGAGCGCATCCCGGCGGGCGGTCTGCCGGCCGATCGGATCTTCGGAATCGCCATCCCCCTGGCCGAGGCGCTCTCCGCGGCCCACGAGCGCGGCGTGATCCATCGCGATCTGAAGCCGTCCAATGTCCTGGTCACCGAGGAGGGAAGGATCAAGGTCCTCGATTTCGGGCTGGCGAAGCTGGCGACCGCGGAGGAAAGCTCCGGCGATGAGAGCATCCTCCCCACCCGATCCCTGCTGACCGGAGAGGGAAGGCGCCTGGGGACCTTTCCCTACATGTCGCCCGAGCAGGTAATGGGGCGCGCGCTGGATCACCGCTCCGACATCTTCTCCTTCGGCATCGTTCTGTACGAGATGGCGACCGGCACGCGACCTTTCTCAGGCTCCAGCACCGCCGAGCTGGCCTCCTCGATCCTGCGCGACACCCCCGAGCCGGTCATCGGACTGCGCCCGGATTTGCCCGGACATTTCGCCTGGATCCTGCGGCGCTGCCTGGAAAAGGATCCGCGGCGCCGCTACCAGTCGGCCCTCGACATCCGCAACGAGATGGAAGACCTCGAGAAGGGAATCGTCTCCGAGGTGCCGATTTCCCGGCCGCCGGTCTCGCGATCCGCATGGGATTCGGCATCTGTCTCCGGCGCCCCCGCGGCTTCGGCGCCGACGCCCGCTCCCGCAGCGTCTCCCGCATCTGGGCCCGTTCCGGGCGCGGCGTCGAAGAAACAGTCGGCTCCCGTCGGCTATCTGGTCTTCGCCGGCTTCATCGTCCTGCTGCTCTTCGCATTGCTGTGGATGAACAACCGCGACCGCGCGCGGCGGCGCGCGGCAGTTTCTCCGCCGGCCGGCTCTGCCGCTGCGGTCACTCCCGGGGTCGCCTCTCTGGCGATCCTCCCCTTCGTCAACATCAGCGCCGACCCGGAGAACGAGTATTTCTCCGACGGCATGACCGAGCAGCTGATCAATGCCCTGGTCAAGGTCGAAGGGCTCAAGGTTCCCGCCCGCACCACCGTCTTCGCGCTCAAGGCGAAGAACCTGGACGTCCAGGAGATCGGCAAGCGCCTGGGGGTCGACTCGGTTCTTGAAGGCAGCGTCCGGAAATCGGCATCGCGGCTGCGCATCAACGTGCGGCTCGCACGGACCTCCGACGGCAGCGCCCTCTGGTCGGAGCAGTACGATCGCGAGCTGAAGGATGTCTTCGCGGTGCAGGACGAGATCTCCCGGAAGATCGTCGAGACGCTGCGCGTCCGGCTCTCGCCGCTCGAGGCACAGGCGCTGGCGCGCGCTCCCACCGGCGACTCCGAGGCCTACGATCTCTACCTCAAGGGGCGCCGGCTCTTCTTCCTGAGTGGCCGGAGAAATCTGGGAAACGCGCGGGAGACCTTCTCCCGGGCCATCGATCTCGATCCCGGCTTCGCGCTGGCCTATGCGGGAATCGCCGACGCTTCGTCGTGGCTCTACCTCTACTCGGAAGCCACCGGAAACAACCTCGAGGAGGCGAAGAAGGCTTCGCTGAAAGCGCTCGAGCTGGCGCCTGATCTCGCGGAGGCGCATGCCTCGCGCGGGCTGGCGCTCTCGCTGAGCACGGAGCACGAAGCGGCGGGCAGGGAGTTCGAGACCGCCATCCGGCTGGATCCAAGGCTGTTCGAGGCCTACTACTTCTACGCGCGCGACTGCTGGGCCCGGGGGAAGTGGGACCAGGCGACGCACCTCTTCGGCAAGGCCATGGAGGTGAGGCCGGAGGACTACCAGGCTCCGGCGCTGATGTCGAACGCCCTGCGGCAGCTGGGCCGCAGCGAAGAAGCCACGGCGATGGAGAAGAAAGGTCTCGAAATCATCCGCGCGCGCCTCGAGACCGATCCCGACGACACCCGGGCGCTGTACCTCGGCGCCAATGTCCTGGTAAAGACCGGGGCGGTCGATGAGGGGCTGGAATGGATCCGGCGGGCGATTGCGGTCGACCCGAGCGATCCGGCCACGCTGTACAACGCCGCCTGCGTTTTCAGCAAGGCAGGGAAGAAGCAGGAGGCGATCGGGAGCCTCGAAAAGGCGGTGGCAGTCGGCTTCGCCCACAAGGCCTGGATCGAGAACGATTCCGATCTCGACTCGATACGGGGCGACCCGCGTTACCAGACGCTCCTGAAACACCTCAGGTAGCCGGTTTTTTCAGCTCCCTCACCGCTGTCTCCAGCCGCCGCGTCGTCTCGGCCGGATCGGCTCGAGCGTCGATGACG
This genomic interval carries:
- a CDS encoding HAMP domain-containing sensor histidine kinase gives rise to the protein MLREYFRRHTLWICFAAVLVPLLFMLGMQFVWLGHLKEASALAHKAALHTLLETVGTEVQYFYRAAAERALNLSPSIFDSTGQRLEEAAWYWKKKPVPAARRLFLADFTRSEFGNFLFYDPDDHSLKRPLASDESMAIVMAASPWQMVRLGSVGKGFSLIVDERSPDYRIILNPIVDEHRGIVGVAGMVLDEKYFRKELLTPIIRKTMTTFFPTSGADDKTILVRDRGGQIVVAYGAGDGKGETVTARFPFVFADWTMDFTSARNMPEELASASFAFNLSLSILLALTLLGALAFAFRSAGKAMKLSEMKSDFVSNVSHELRTPLASIRVFAELLRLGRVKSPEKVQVYGEYIEAESRRLTGLINNILDFARIESGRKTYSFCRVDVGEVVASVLRSFEIRLAPEGYRIRFEGPEKPITPVDLDPDAISQAVHNLLDNAVKYSGDAKEIAVRLDQDGEWLLISVQDHGIGIAREEQKKIFERFHRVSTGLVHDVKGSGLGLSIVHHIVQAHGGDVCVESEPGRGSRFTLILPMTQPGRGGAAARAPEGAAIPGLQREA
- a CDS encoding response regulator transcription factor; the encoded protein is MMPKVLIVEDDEAMSTALRDGFSYEGYEVVLARDGAAGLQLSGEASPDVIILDVMLPKMSGLDVCKQIRKEGNQVPILMLTARGQEIDKVLGLKLGADDYVTKPFGFLELMARVEAILRRGPGQRTGLEAYRFGDVDVDFKKGEARKKGKLLDLSPRELRLLEYFIQHRGEVVDRDALLDAVWGYDTAPLTRTVDMHVAKLRKKIEDPRGEPKYLITVHRMGYKFTG
- a CDS encoding LamG domain-containing protein; translation: MKRSSRSTHLRRPTLAFPTARASLAAALFAALPLLAGCAAEDYRVAAVENRCSLHLDGRDDFVDVGRIGEKHPLLLAGSPFTVAAWFRQEPGGEPYERIIDKSDDVLGHNGWALAADPGERRVHFYVHDGRRGGDFISRAGAFRPGAWHYVTAVARATRLEIYLDGKRDRSASYEDGGFALPSPRPTSARIGNWNHQSGRSFRGWLDEISVWKTDLPPAAIGVLAAARGRADLRRDGSAYQASGDLVAWWRMEAGPDPAGAIEITDLVSTIGGRLMPDAASGNAPRVDCETIP
- a CDS encoding histidine kinase codes for the protein MNLIRLTELLIYTYGAFCYGAILLLWGREMGQVNYAGRAARPAAPRDGSSLVVGSITLVSLLWFVTNLLMVLAELQPGIRLYPLRSILLTLAFLFPPLIAHTTFVEICADAPGRVGPPWRHLLRVFYFVSLMCIVVSMLGFWGVVELPRDTLGWASGVALGVLFSLAGLYSVTAISRHSPRPRSSSERNIRRVWLVLFSLLFLMGLPIIFTNAGWIPMTVLLRLVIQSAPLLFLFAGTYFDNRFEFFDLFVKRGMAFLVTLVFLTAYFAVVPPRLARLSLAWASPWVHALTLLPVVLTLPAIYHGISRWLDNVWLGRQFSGAEAVKHFLAGIQSATEEESLVREAESRLQEIFHAPARVLLGDATAQRSDEAGACAKEADLEISIGRGADRAGVIRLGRRATQIPFFSQDVELLESLAEVFVSMLENVRLQHRRLEQEQREQALSLHASRSELKALRAQINPHFLFNALNAIAGLIPKDPRRADRAVEQLAEVFRYTLRRSESDWSRLEEEIDAVRAYLDLEQARFGARLQCRIQVDPAVRDARIPTLVVQTLVENAVKHGVAAIRGAGIIEVEALRKSDALEIRVLDNGPGFTEESAGAGGEPKGSSSGFGLRNVRERLTGYFGEKASLHIGRDAARGLTVVSLLLPWGSGPTAPADPVHAAALVKEPAP
- a CDS encoding SpoIIE family protein phosphatase, coding for MIDAFLVDDEEPARERLRRLLSELDGIRVVGEAADGEEALREIPRHRPDLVFLDIQMPGRSGMEVASALPPPRPRVIFCTAFDQYAIQAFEHHAVDYLLKPLNRERLAAAVGRVRDSLETTGRMARELASASEAQARLYPDLVRLETLEVSGSCRSSREVGGDYYDFLPLGRGRLGIAVGDVSGKGIFAGLLMAGLQGRLQTMAVRYGDDLPALFSELNRAMHASTDANRYATLFYGVYEEPSRRLTYVNAGHPAPLLLRRAAGGAPGWDPPEALAPTGTVVGLLPEARYEARSLHLCPGDLLLAFSDGLVEAGGEEGPEFGPAALADSVRGLQEAGAAAIRERILEEERRFRSDRKGEDDLTLVVARVR
- a CDS encoding LytTR family DNA-binding domain-containing protein; protein product: MSEAKLRVLIVDDEEPARDRLRRMLGTFPAVEVVGEAEDGEQALEKLQELAPDLVFLDVQMPGAGGLEVAASLPSPPPAVVFCTAFDQYAVDAFELHAADYLLKPVSQARLGSALQRVLEGRRSAAPSSPTPARKAAAFPLRFLAKSGGRYQVVPRAEVLCFVSEGGLTKLQGRDRHYWMQPSLQDLEHSLDPAHFIRVSRSAIVNLNAVGEVFPMPGGGGELRLTGGARLEVSRRRFKALLDRLSTV
- a CDS encoding protein kinase, coding for MPLEPGKMLAHYRILSEIGRGGMGVVYEAADTTLDRRIALKVLPEEATANPDRLLRFRREARVVAALNHPGIVTIHSVEEAEGIHFLTMELVRGKTLHERIPAGGLPADRIFGIAIPLAEALSAAHERGVIHRDLKPSNVLVTEEGRIKVLDFGLAKLATAEESSGDESILPTRSLLTGEGRRLGTFPYMSPEQVMGRALDHRSDIFSFGIVLYEMATGTRPFSGSSTAELASSILRDTPEPVIGLRPDLPGHFAWILRRCLEKDPRRRYQSALDIRNEMEDLEKGIVSEVPISRPPVSRSAWDSASVSGAPAASAPTPAPAASPASGPVPGAASKKQSAPVGYLVFAGFIVLLLFALLWMNNRDRARRRAAVSPPAGSAAAVTPGVASLAILPFVNISADPENEYFSDGMTEQLINALVKVEGLKVPARTTVFALKAKNLDVQEIGKRLGVDSVLEGSVRKSASRLRINVRLARTSDGSALWSEQYDRELKDVFAVQDEISRKIVETLRVRLSPLEAQALARAPTGDSEAYDLYLKGRRLFFLSGRRNLGNARETFSRAIDLDPGFALAYAGIADASSWLYLYSEATGNNLEEAKKASLKALELAPDLAEAHASRGLALSLSTEHEAAGREFETAIRLDPRLFEAYYFYARDCWARGKWDQATHLFGKAMEVRPEDYQAPALMSNALRQLGRSEEATAMEKKGLEIIRARLETDPDDTRALYLGANVLVKTGAVDEGLEWIRRAIAVDPSDPATLYNAACVFSKAGKKQEAIGSLEKAVAVGFAHKAWIENDSDLDSIRGDPRYQTLLKHLR